In the Gossypium arboreum isolate Shixiya-1 chromosome 10, ASM2569848v2, whole genome shotgun sequence genome, one interval contains:
- the LOC108489569 gene encoding protein DUF642 L-GALACTONO-1,4-LACTONE-RESPONSIVE GENE 2 translates to MDAAESWSRTKWVFHFMLIFAHFSLLSLAEDGLVANGDFETPPSGGFPSEAISDGPNEIPSWSTKDTVKLVSAGEKVSGGMLLIVPRGKHAVRLGNDAEISQEVTVEKGSAYAVTFSAARTCAQMESLNVSVPPASQTVDLQTLYNVQGWDPYTISFEAQEDKARLIFRNPGMEDDPECGPIIDDIAIKKLITPDKPKDNAVVNSGFEFGPWMFQNVSLGVLLPTNLDEETSPLPGWMVESNRAVRYIDSNHYAVPEGKRAVELVSGKEGIISQMVETTPNKLYSLTFSLGHARDKCKEPLAVMAFAGDQARNFHYTPDSNSTFQVASVNFTAKAERTRIAFYSVYYNTRTDDMSSLCGPVVDDVRVWFSGSSRTKVQTLLGLGLAFSAYLLVLV, encoded by the exons GTCTGGTGGCCAATGGTGATTTCGAGACGCCACCGTCCGGCGGCTTCCCAAGCGAGGCAATATCCGATGGACCCAATGAGATCCCCAGCTGGAGCACGAAGGATACGGTGAAGCTTGTGTCCGCCGGTGAAAAAGTGAGCGGCGGGATGCTACTCATCGTACCCCGAGGCAAGCACGCCGTCAGATTGGGCAACGACGCGGAGATCAGTCAGGAAGTGACGGTTGAGAAAGGATCGGCGTACGCGGTTACTTTCAGTGCGGCACGCACTTGCGCGCAGATGGAGTCACTGAACGTGTCCGTACCACCTGCATCGCAAACGGTGGACCTGCAGACATTGTACAACGTGCAAGGGTGGGAcccttacacgatttcttttgaGGCGCAGGAGGATAAAGCCCGGTTGATTTTTAGGAATCCGGGAATGGAAGATGACCCGGAATGTGGACCCATCATCGATGATATAGCCATCAAGAAACTCATCACCCCTGATAAACCCAAAG ACAATGCTGTAGTTAACAGTGGCTTCGAGTTCGGTCCATGGATGTTCCAAAACGTATCTCTTGGTGTCCTCCTCCCAACCAACCTCGACGAAGAGACATCGCCATTACCTGGATGGATGGTCGAATCGAACCGAGCGGTTCGATACATTGATTCCAATCACTATGCAGTCCCAGAAGGCAAACGTGCCGTGGAGTTAGTCTCGGGCAAGGAAGGCATCATTTCACAAATGGTCGAAACCACACCAAACAAGCTATACAGCTTGACCTTTTCATTGGGCCACGCTAGGGACAAATGCAAGGAACCACTAGCTGTCATGGCCTTTGCTGGAGACCAAGCACGAAATTTTCACTACACTCCGGACTCCAACTCTACCTTCCAAGTCGCTAGTGTCAACTTCACGGCCAAAGCCGAGAGAACACGAATCGCATTCTACAGCGTGTATTACAATACCCGAACAGACGACATGAGCTCATTATGCGGTCCGGTGGTGGATGATGTTCGTGTTTGGTTTTCGGGGTCCAGTAGAACTAAGGTTCAAACATTGTTAGGGCTTGGACTTGCCTTTTCGGCTTACCTTTTGGTTTTGGTTTAG